Part of the Nicotiana sylvestris chromosome 5, ASM39365v2, whole genome shotgun sequence genome is shown below.
TTTGGGCATATCAGGAACAGAGGTGATGCCAAACATGAATTGCAATGGGTATGCAGTATGGCCAAGAGGAAGAATGGACTGAGAGCTATTACCAGTTGTGCATATGCAATGGCAGTCTATGTCATATGGAGGGAGAGGAATCTACTAAGGTTCCAGAAGAGCACCTATGATGAAGATAGAGTCAATAGAGAAATAGCAGTACATATTCATATTAGAGGACAAAACCTTAAGAAATGGCGCAATCCTTTGAGTCTTTCATACCCTTAGTGAAATAGCTGAACATTATCTTGATTTCCTATTGTTAGTATAGCTAAGCTAGGAACTGTTAGATGTAATTAGGAGTGCAAGAGGCCGGCTTTTGCGTGGAGTCTGTAAATGATACTTTTTTTGGTTAATAAACAAGCCatttacccaaaaaaaaaaaaaattaaaggttttaaaaataaaataaaacgacAAAAGTACGTCAAATTATCAAAGACGACATATGGACAAACAATTTTGTAGTGAAGATGAAATTGGATACAACATCTTGGATTTAAAACTTATGCAAAGTTTACCTTCATGTATGCTACTTGAAtgctttttccccctttttttataGTCATGTTCGTTGACAGTTCAAATAACTTTAcactattaaaataaaaaataatattggAAGTCATTTAATTTTCTCTAATAACTGAAATTCTAACATCAACTAAAACTTTGCTTACTCAATGTTTTTATTGGAAATATTATATagaaaatcctaatatttagatttattatttacACAAATAGATATATCTGGCAAACACAAATCCATAGGAACAAGTAAGAATGTGGATATTGTTTACTGCCAGAGGCGGCTCAATAAGTTTGGTGGTCTAAAGCTAAACTTTAATGTGAGaccctttttaaaaaataaaataaaaaatcctaTATATAGTTGAAGTAGATTTTTTCAGCTTTTTTAGaataaaattacttaaaatttttcGTATAAACCATTTAATCTCTCATGTGCAGTATTGATCTTAAATAATAGAACCTGAGTCAAGAAGTTGATAACTTTGTattaaaagaattatttgatGTTTTTGTATACTTGTTGCAATGATGAAAACCTGAGAAAAAAAAATCGAGTTTAAAAGTGCATTACATATTTTCTAATGATTAATGTAATCCTTCTTTTATATAAAACATTTTACTTTTCTACTTTGaaatatttaatattttcttaaaaagATTTGGGGCCTCACGAGAAGAGTAGCGGTGAGATGGATAACATATCTCCTTCTTTAACCGGAAGTATTCGGTTTCAGTGTTTGGAATGAAAAAAAAGTCTCTTCTAAGGTATAGTTCCCATTTTAATGGACTTTATACGTTACGAATTCGAATTAATAAATGCCTCAAATTAAATACCGGACatcaaataaaaattaaaaaacaaaaattgtGGCCCCCAAAATTCTGGGGCCTAAAGCCACCGCTTTAGTGGCTTTACCCTCTGGCCGCCCCTATTTACTGCAGGTTGAGTTGTTTTTTTGTCATAGAATTCTAACCAATTAATTCTATATAACTATTTATCTTAGTAATAAAATAGAGAAATATTAAGTAAAAAATTATAACTAATAAAGTCGATAATATTGGTCGGACTCCTTTAATTTTCTTATTCTTAGTTATAGATTTATAACCATTCATGAAATTAAAATTAATCAAttatatatgcaatttaactatCGCACTTAATAAAAAAAAGTAGAGAAATATTTTTCGTaaaaattatatttgattttttaAGTATACAATAGTATGTCCATTTAAAATTTATTACCAAAATATAAATACGCATTCtaataaatattataattagataTAAATTATCCCAATATTCATAACTATTATACCTTTTTAACTCAACATCAAACTTTAGAAATGTTTTTAAATGACACTTAACAATTGCACGTCAAGTATACATAGtttaacaatatatatatatatatatatatatatatatatatatatatatatatatatatatatatatataatttatacttATTGATATGggatacacgcgcaaagcgcaTACTCTAAATCTAGCCTATCTTAAAATTTTAAGTATGTCTTTTTAGCAGTATCCTATTCGATGAACCTCAATGTATCCTAATAAAAATATGTTGACTAGATTAATTTGAATTCATGTCGCATAAGATCCTTTAAAAGAAAAACCCTCCATTATCAAAGAATTCTTCATTTTTAGGACGTGAACCTAAAGCCTTTAAGGATGAATATATCTCATGCCTACCCCAATCCTTGATAGTGTTAGTCTTCTACCAATTGCATCATATGCGCAAATTATTAAAAgtgaaaaagggagaaaagatGAGTATGAAGAAcaatttaactcaaaataggCAGAGGTCTCTGTTTTAAAAGGCGGGAGCGTGAAGTGTGGCGTTTTACCTGATATGGGATGAAAGATAAGTCTCGATACATAGAACGTAAGCCCCACAAatcttattttttaatttataaattaataatataatataattacataaaaaaataaaaaaacattaaAAGTTTATGAAAATTAAAAAGCATTAATGAAACACGTAATAAATAAAATATCTATCATATTTTTATAAGTATAAACAATGCAATAGTGGTAAAGTTACCATGAAATATAAATCAAATATGACGTCTTAACTTTTAAAAGTAAATAAAAGTCATAActtttaatgaaaattaaaagtcataacttcttaaaaatactATCAAACTATATTTTTTACCTCCTTAAAAAGTAAATAATCAATAAGGTTCATCAGTACTAATATAATtcataaatttatttttaaataggaaaataataaaacttcgataattttgaaaaacATAAAACTAAGATACGAATATCTAGGAGgtaaaaatataaagtttggCTATTTGTattagaaaaaaaattcaaataatagTCACCATCACAATATTCTCAATTAGCAAATATGCGATACTATAGCTTGTAAATTGAATTACTTTCACTCTACATATTATTATAGATCAATAATACTTTAAACATTATTTGTTAAATAAATTTAAGGGGCAATAATGCTAATAATGCTAATAAGCTAACAAgtgaggcttgctcagttggtaaAAGCACCTCCACCTACGATCGTTAGGTCTTGGGTTCGAGTCACCATGGAGGGGAAGTGTGGAAACACTATAGATCCTCCTAATTTGGGagggatttaaaaaaaaaattatgatttgcATAGAAATTATTGGCAAGTCCTGAGTGTCGAGTGCTAGGTATGTTTGTGACGCACAATCGAACGCTTGGGGGCATATATGTTAGCCTTAAGGCATTTCGATTGTACCACACTCGGAGACGAGACTCGAGGCAAGTTCCAAAAAAGCCTTTTAAAACATTGGTCTCAAGTTAAAGCATCGAGTAAATTCAAACTaatccaaaaagaaaaataagcaaaACGAAAAGCAAATTCTCCTCCTCAATTTTCATCGCCTTCTTTACGTGTCTTCATCACACGTGCTCTCTCATTCCATATCCTTTTGCTTCTCACATTTTTGCTTCTTAATTCACCTACGAAGATTCCGATTCAGATTCCGGTCAATTCTCGCCGGTAAATATCTCAGACACCGGCGAATTTTATCTTCCCTCGATCGCAATGAATCCCGAGTAGTAAGTTCCATTTATCCTCTTCCTTATCCTTATTCTTTGAATATCGCATTATTGTTAAAGCATTGAATAAATTTCATTTTGTTTCTTTATCATATAACGTTCAGTGTCGAATTGTAGATTCTGTGCTTGAATTTAAGATAGGATCCTTATGTATTTAATATTAGCGAAATTTGTGAACCCTCAGTCATTAAAATCACAATTAGCAGCTAACTTTTAGGATTATCTCTTGATTTTCCATTCAACTTTACATCCGTTAATATCCGTGTTTTTGCACTATCATAAAATGACTAAATAAATCCCCTGATAAACTTGGTGCACAAGGATGGTGGTTGAACATTATAATATAAAATTTTTAGAGGATGATCTATGAGAAAATCCATGTATCTTTCATAGGTATATGACTAACAATTACTACACCTTAATCCCAAGTTAGTTAGGATCCGCTGTATCACGCAGGTGAATCGAGGATTTGAAATTTATGGGTTCCTACAGCGATCTCAAGTTGGTATACAATAATAATTGGGTTCGCAAATAAATATTTATAGATATCTAGTGGATTCTTAATATATATAAGGTTTGTGCAAAAGCTACTAGGTTCAGGTGAACCTACATATTGTATTGCAGATCTGCCCCCCGACTTTATGAATCCTGAATATCATAAATGCTATATTTGGATCCATGATGTTTTAATACTCATACTTAAGGATTATCTAACACTAGGAATTGTCTAGTATACTCTAGTGGTTATATCTCTAGTATACTAAGAGTCTTATGGTAAACATAGTCTTCTAGTTTTTTTCATCTATACAGATTTTTGAACATCCATTGTTGTTTATCTTTTGTTGATTTACCTGATTGCTAGATGTTTTAGATTTTTTAAGATAACTTCTTTCCATGTGAATTTAGGTCTACCTCTTCATCTTTTAACATCATCAATCTTCATATTTTCACATTTAAGAATCGTTGCATATGGAGGCCTAGGTAACACGTTGACAAATCATCTCAAGCGACATTTTCTTATTTTATCCTCTATATGTGCTACTTGACCTTCTATGGATGTAATTATTTATGATCTTATCTAATCTTATATGACCGCACATCCGTCTTAATATTCGCATCTCAACGACACTCATCCGGTGGATATGTTGAGATTTAGAGGCCCAACATTTTCTTCAAGAGAGCATTGCTGGCCTTACAAATGTTGTATAGAATTTGTCTTTCACTTTGGTTGGCATCTTCCTATCACATGATACCCTGTGGCACTCCTCCATTTCTACCATTCTACTTTTATCCTATGCGTAACATCTTCATCTATCATTCCATTCTCCTAGAATATAAAGCCTATATATCTAAAATGTCTACATTTAGGTACCTCACTTCCATCTAATCTCATGTTAACTTTGTTCCTATCTCACTAGCTAAACTTGCCGCGCATGTACTCTGCCTTACTGCTACTTATCCTAAGTAACTTGCTGTCTGTAGTGCTTCTCCATAACACGAGGTTTGAGACTTAGTTAGGCAGAGTCATAGACTTTGATTCTTACCTCGAAATTGGCTGAAATTGTTTCCATGATATTTTCTCAGATAAATGATAATTTCTGAGTTGTTGTCTTTGGAGAAGGGGGTAAAGTGATTTAAGTGGGAACTAGTTTGATCTTAGTTCTTGACCCTAGTTCAGCAAAGTTTAGTTAAACTTGGATGATGTGTCACCTAACATAGCCTCAAAATGTATCAGGTGCACTCCAGGGATGAGTAGGAATGAACTAGACTCAATTTAGCCCTGACCCAAATTTAACATATGCCAGAGTTAGTGCGTGATATTTTGGGTGTTATTTATACGTGTTAACTTTGCATGATTAAACATGATAGCATAAGATAGGAATGGATATTGAGGATGCCTATACCCATCAGCGGCTAGTGTGGGATTGAGGTGTAGTTGTTTTAGGTTACTATACTCTATCAAATAGGATAAAATCCTTAAACGTTCTCTTTCTAATCCCAGTTATCTTAGTAGTCACATATAACCATACTACATGCTATAACAGTGCAAATTATCTTTTAAAAGGAGTAATAGGATTAAAATGAAAAGTTAATCAAAATATGTAGCGCAATTTATTATAGAGACCCTTACTTTAAGTACCTAGCAAGCTAATAAACTGTACGATGATTGCATttgttgttctttccttgcaGTGACTACCTCTTTAAGCTTTTGCTCATTGGTGATTCTGGCGTTGGGAAATCATGTCTTCTTCTGAGGTTTGCCGTAAGTTTTTTTATCATGAAATTAGCTGTACTATAgtatctctctttctttctttataaaaCATAAATGCTGATTTCTTCTGATAAGAAATCAAATGGAGGACCGAAACCATAGGGAGCATGTTGGCCATATGCACCACCTTTCCATTTTGTGTTCTTTTTAATTTCCTTCTCCGTTAGCTTTAATCAGTTATTTATGAGCACATTTGTCAAAGGCCAAAGAGCATATAAATTGCCAAAACCTGTTGGGGCTTCTAGCACAAAGCTCATTAGAATGTGGGTTTTTCCGTAGAAAGGCACAAAggaaaaagtaaataaataaataaataaggctGTAATGCAAGAAAAGATAATTATGAAGAAACAACAATTATATGGACGTAGTAATTGGAAAAACTATAGTTTAGTGAAATATATGAATTCAAATTTATGCAAATTAAGTAAAAGAACCATTTTAAATTTCTGATCCtgatgtaaatatttagttttaaCTCTCCAAATCGGGTGAAGGAATAGTTTTTTTATACATGGAAAGTTAATTTCTCGTTTTTAGGTGTAATTTCTTTTGTCTAATTTGATACATCACTTTCCCTACAATGTGTATACTTTATCGTTGCCCTCTTGATGATAGAGCTCATGGATGATGAGGCTTCATTACACGCTTTAGCACCTTGGAGTCACATAAGCAAGGAGAAGCGCCCAACTTGCGCTATACTTAGCTTCAACACTTAAACACACTTTAGCCGAGCCTTTTACAACACCGATGAGCTATTGACTAACACTATTGCTTTAGCACTTCCCTATTCTTTTGCTTTGGCAAGTTTCTTGTTGATCTACTTTATCCACACAAATAAAAAAGTTTTCTTATTGATTATCTTTTTGACTAGGAGAGAAAATCAATAACTGTAAACCTTTTGGGGTGGTTCTGCAACTGTGCTGCTGTTATTCCATCTTCCAGTGGCCAATACTTCCAAACTTGGCAGGATTCTTTCTGCGTTGCATCTCCTTGAAAATCCTGACTACTTCATCTAATTTTCATGCATATTTTTTATTACTACAAATCTCCTTAGAACTCTTGTAGAGTTGTTATAGTCTGTAGGCGTTCACCTTGATCCATCTTGCGGTATTATGATCATTCTTGTTTACTTTGGTAAACTACTTCTGGCATCAACGTTGTCCCTTCTTCCTAAGGCACTATTGATACACTTCTAGTTTCATGTTCGACTGTAAACCTCTGAATAATTGATGATGCATCTTTCTGCTTATGGAGCTTCATTGTTAGAGACTTTTTAAGAATGAAATTTTGTTCTTGGATATTCTCGCCTCGACTGCAAAAGTTACCAGAATATAGGTTAATGTGGTTCAAGTTATCTTCTGCAAATGGCACTGACTGTTTGTCTTTGTATTGCCATCAGGACGACACATACCTGGAAAGTTACATAAGCACTATTGGAGTTGATTTTGTAAGTAAATACCATTGTAGTTGATGAGCTACTTCATTTATGTATAGTTGGAGTCTTCTGTGATGTTATTCTTCCATCACATTCTTAAATACATGTAATTGCTCATTTTACCAAATCTTTTCATGTAGAAAATCCGGACAGTAGAGCAAGATGGGAAGACTATAAAACTTCAGATTGTAAGACTTCACTTTTCTGTTTAAATTCTTTTATGTTGCTGATTTTCTTTGAGTCAAATTCTTAACTGGAATAATGATCCTAGTTTTTTTTTCTAAATTGACACCACATAGTGGGATACAGCTGGACAAGAACGCTTTAGGACCATCACTAGCAGCTATTATCGTGGTGCCCATGGCATAATAGTAAGTGTTTTCCCTTAAAGTTTGTCATCAATTGTTATTTTGTATCTTTTGATGTTTCTCAATGGCCTCTTGGGTAGGTTGTGTATGATGTGACAGATCAAGAGAGCTTCAATAATGTAAAACAGTGGCTGAGTGAAATTGATCGTTATGCTAGTGACAACGTTAACAAAATTCTTGTCGGGAACAAGTCTGACCTTACTGCAAATAGAGTTGTCTCATATGAAACAGCTAAGGTAAATCCATTTTCCACCATATATTTAATTCTTTGCTCCAAAATTCAAACTATACTGATTGGCCTCTTTGTTCTTAGGCATTTGCTGATGAAATAGGTATTCCATTCTTGGAGACCAGTGCTAAAGATGCTACGAATGTAGAACAGGCTTTCATGGCTATGACTTCTGCTATCAAAAATAGGTAAACACGTACTCATTTCAGATGGCAGTAAAATTTTAATAACCTCTTGTAGCTTTCGTAAGTTGCTCAAGCCTGATCTGTGGTGCTATTTAGGTGCTTTGCGTTTTCTATCATCTAATGCCTTCACATAAATTCTGAAGGATGGAGTAACAAATATATAGAAGTAAAACTAGTAATTCTTTTATAAGACTAGTTATTAAACTAAAACTTGGAACGATTAGGTACAAATTGCTGATAGTAACTAAAATATTGGAGGCCTTAATTGTAGCTCGACTCACAAACTTGTTGAACTGCTTGAGAAATTAAGAGTTGAAAGATTGAAAATTCAGAGTTTAAGCAAATATTAATAGAGTTAAGAAAGTTGTGagcttcttttttttgttgtgtgtgtgttcggtcggggggggggggggcagtgtTTCctagggtgttcaaacttgaaagaactAAGAgaaaattcccgacaaagggtgttcaatatatattttatacatcTTAAATCAGCATTTTACTTATATACACAATGTAATTTTTCGTAATATTTCGGTgaagggtggtcagttgaccaccctttGTAAAAGATGACTTCGCCCTTGTGtgtgtttggggggggggggggtaaaaggTTTTGGAGCTAAAGCGTAATTTTTAGAAGTTAAAATAAAAAGGGGGGAGGGTATGGGATTCATTTTTTGGCCAATTGGCTAAAAAACTAGCCGTTTCAAAAGCTGCACAACTGTCGGAGATCTGTTAGAACTTTCTTTTTGGTGCAATTGACAGCCCAAACTTCATGAATGAATAATTGGGTGTAATGCCTAATAAAAACTTGTGCATTAAGGCTGTTGTACGCAACCTCATAAGCAATAGAATGAATAAAATGATGTTTTCGGCGAGAGTTAAAATTTCATTCTAGCTGAGCATGCTCTTGGCTTGGCCCTGTTGGTTCACCAGGCTGTTGGCTAACCAAACACTTACCACTGATCCTACCGCCCCCTGGCCAGATACAAAACAAAGGGTTTGGGCCAATTGTGGGCCTTTTTACATGGTTGGGCTAGTTAGTTTGGGCCAACCAGGTGCAGTTGGTTGGTTATAAGTAGAGTTCAGCTTCATTTTCATGCTATTGAAGGTGTCTTCCAAATGATCTTTTTGCATTTTAAGAGATAAAGTAGTGTCGGTGGTCCTCGTTTTGCTTGCCTCTATTTTTCTCCTCTCTAATGTTCTCCTGAATGCAGGATGGCAAGCCAACCAGCCAATAATTCCGCTAAGCCTCCAACCGTGAATATCCGTGGACAGCCGGTGACACAGAGTGGTGGCTGTTGCTCATCTTAGAGTACAAAAAATTGCTTGCTACTGTAATATTTGCTTTGCTGTCTCGTCCTTGTCATGTCTATTGTGGTCTGATTAACCATTCATAAAGTTTGgttttgttgcaatatatattttttttactacCTTTATGTTTGTGGAATAGTTTGTAATTGTGAACATGTCAATATTAGCATTATCTGCCGAAGTTCCTGTGTTACATTTCCATTTCAGGAGACTGCGCTATTAGTATTGGgtttttttcacttttagcccgcgccagaaactatttacatttggtagccgaaaaagtatataaaatgtGTATATAATATACAATGAATATATATATTTGGCTATTATTTCGAGAGCGTCTATACAATGTCATTTCTCCATTAGTATTGGCCCCTCACCACCTCCTTTATCAGTTTCTGAGTGTGATGTTCAGTTTTTTGGTTATTGAAACTAATTCCTACTC
Proteins encoded:
- the LOC104219392 gene encoding ras-related protein RABD2a-like, translating into MNPEYDYLFKLLLIGDSGVGKSCLLLRFADDTYLESYISTIGVDFKIRTVEQDGKTIKLQIWDTAGQERFRTITSSYYRGAHGIIVVYDVTDQESFNNVKQWLSEIDRYASDNVNKILVGNKSDLTANRVVSYETAKAFADEIGIPFLETSAKDATNVEQAFMAMTSAIKNRMASQPANNSAKPPTVNIRGQPVTQSGGCCSS